One Rosa chinensis cultivar Old Blush chromosome 3, RchiOBHm-V2, whole genome shotgun sequence DNA window includes the following coding sequences:
- the LOC112192660 gene encoding inorganic pyrophosphatase 1 — MAGIVVVFDFDNTIIDCDSDNFVVDGLGATDLFNELLPTMPWNSLMARMMKELHSRGKTIEDIVEVLRTTPIHHRIVAAIKAAHALGCDLRIVSDANVFFIETILKHLGLEECFSEINTNPGYVDEEGRVRISPFCDFTSSPHGCSLCPPNMCKSVIIERIQASIEARKRMIYLGDGVGDYCPSLKLREGDFVMPRKNFPLFDKICQNPLALKAEIHEWTDGEEFEHILLNLINTIAIEQNAAAQLITTDCKLQTISVSGHEAFRKALPV, encoded by the coding sequence ATGGCCGGAATTGTGGTAGTTTTCGACTTCGACAATACCATCATCGACTGCGACAGCGACAACTTTGTCGTCGACGGGTTGGGTGCCACCGACTTGTTCAATGAGCTCCTCCCCACCATGCCATGGAACTCACTCATGGCTAGGATGATGAAGGAGCTTCATTCACGAGGAAAAACAATCGAGGACATTGTGGAGGTGCTCAGAACGACTCCTATTCATCACAGAATTGTGGCAGCTATTAAAGCAGCTCATGCTTTAGGATGTGATTTGAGGATTGTGAGTGATGCGAATGTGTTTTTCATCGAGACGATTTTGAAGCATCTTGGTCTGGAGGAATGTTTCTCAGAAATCAACACTAATCCAGGTTACGTTGATGAAGAAGGAAGGGTTAGGATTTCACCTTTCTGTGACTTCACCAGTTCCCCTCATGGGTGTAGCCTCTGCCCTCCTAACATGTGCAAGAGTGTGATAATTGAGAGAATCCAAGCTTCAATTGAAGCAAGGAAAAGAATGATATACTTGGGTGATGGAGTCGGTGATTATTGCCCAAGCTTGAAGCTGAGGGAAGGAGATTTTGTGATGCCAAGGAAGAATTTCCCCCTTTTTGATAAGATTTGCCAGAACCCTCTGGCTCTGAAGGCTGAGATTCATGAGTGGACTGATGGAGAAGAGTTTGAGCACATTTTGCTCAATTTGATCAACACAATCGCCATTGAACAGAATGCTGCTGCTCAGTTAATTACAACTGACTGCAAGTTACAGACCATCTCTGTTTCCGGTCATGAGGCCTTCCGTAAAGCTCTCCCAGTTTAG
- the LOC112192659 gene encoding U-box domain-containing protein 21: protein MILSWRRRRASKYANRKEFTGETLDMGMEEIVIPSHFRCPITLDLMKDPVTLSTGMTYDRSSIDAWIEKGNKTCPVTNQVLATFDQIPNHALRKMIQDWCVENRSHGVERIPTPRIPVSAYEVTRVYQRIMAATQRGDYNKCLELVAKVRAWGKDSERNKKCMMENRMGCCLSATFEFFAGNEETTLLEEILAVLPWMFPIGEEGQSKLGSAKSLRCLVWFLEGKDLSSRQNAVSVLRKLVSLDQKHVDAIMEIEGAIEALVKIIREGPSVCPTATKASLSCVFYMISGASNEIKSRFVELGLVSLLLEMLVDAEKSLCERALGVLEGLCDCKQGREKAYENALTMPLLVKKMLRVSVLANEFSVSIIWKLCRNQNGDGDGDDEEEIKILMEALQVGAFQKFLVLLQVGCGDGIKDKVTELLKLFNLHISKVDCVDSSMDFKYLKKGQF, encoded by the coding sequence ATGATTTTGTCGTGGAGGAGAAGAAGGGCGAGCAAGTATGCCAACAGGAAGGAGTTTACCGGCGAGACTCTAGACATGGGGATGGAGGAGATCGTGATTCCATCCCACTTCCGGTGCCCTATTACTCTGGACCTCATGAAAGATCCGGTCACTTTGTCGACTGGGATGACCTACGACAGGTCCAGCATCGACGCCTGGATCGAGAAAGGGAACAAGACCTGCCCGGTAACCAATCAAGTTCTGGCAACGTTCGACCAAATCCCCAACCACGCGCTACGTAAGATGATCCAAGACTGGTGCGTCGAGAACCGCTCTCACGGCGTGGAACGCATCCCCACGCCTCGGATTCCGGTGTCTGCGTACGAGGTTACTAGGGTTTATCAGAGAATCATGGCCGCGACTCAACGCGGCGATTACAACAAGTGTTTAGAGTTGGTGGCCAAGGTCAGAGCTTGGGGAAAAGACAGCGAGCGTAACAAGAAGTGTATGATGGAGAACAGAATGGGCTGCTGCTTGTCGGCCACTTTCGAGTTCTTCGCCGGAAATGAGGAAACAACGTTGTTGGAGGAGATCTTGGCCGTGCTGCCATGGATGTTTCCCATTGGTGAAGAAGGCCAATCAAAGCTTGGATCTGCAAAATCGTTGAGATGTTTGGTGTGGTTTTTGGAGGGAAAAGATCTCTCTTCAAGGCAAAACGCAGTTTCGGTACTGAGAAAGTTGGTTTCTTTGGATCAAAAACATGTGGATGCGATTATGGAGATTGAAGGAGCCATTGAAGCATTGGTGAAGATAATTAGGGAGGGCCCTAGTGTCTGTCCTACAGCAACTAAAGCTTCTCTATCCTGTGTCTTCTACATGATTTCAGGAGCAAGTAATGAAATCAAATCAAGATTTGTGGAATTGGGTTTGGTTTCTTTGTTGCTAGAGATGCTTGTTGATGCAGAGAAGAGCCTATGTGAGAGGGCTTTGGGGGTTTTGGAAGGCCTTTGTGATTGCAAGCAAGGGAGAGAAAAGGCCTACGAGAATGCTCTAACCATGCCTCTTTTGGTTAAGAAGATGCTAAGGGTATCAGTCTTGGCGAATGAGTTTTCGGTTTCTATAATTTGGAAGCTCTGCAGGAACCaaaatggtgatggtgatggtgatgacgAGGAAGAAATTAAGATTTTGATGGAGGCACTTCAAGTGGGCGCATTTCAGAAGTTCTTGGTTCTGTTGCAGGTGGGGTGTGGTGATGGAATCAAGGACAAGGTTACTGAGTTGTTGAAGTTGTTCAATCTTCACATCAGTAAAGTAGACTGTGTTGATTCATCCATGGATTTTAAGTATCTGAAGAAAGGCCAATTTTGA